Proteins encoded by one window of Salvia splendens isolate huo1 chromosome 14, SspV2, whole genome shotgun sequence:
- the LOC121765697 gene encoding rhomboid-like protein 15 isoform X1, translated as MRPNVVSEAGLSTRVNQWWEAIPFLTSVIVAVCGAIYLVCLLVGYDSFVEVCFLPSAVISHFQVYRAFTSIVFHGSMLHVLFNMMALVPMGSELERIMGSIRLLYIIILLAISSAILHLVIALVAAYNPISFYPALMHQCSIGFSGILFSMIVIETSLSGVQSRSFFGLFNVPAKWYVWILLVVFQLLMANVSLLGHLCGILSGYAYTFGFFDILIPGGSFYSSIEESSLLSACVRRPKFILSTGSNVSGHIPTYTSQNTAASGLLSGNTWRNLSSWMPRRESSVETSQGSDRFPGRGRTLGSETNRAASVGNSESNLQARLLDDVDDRDQQTTPSRGGGGQPMPDGRPPVVSSAVQPARTQNKQGSVATEEEIQKLVAMGFDRTQVEVAIAAADRDLNVAAEILMSQQSKRSIQWSSTHKIHPQEKTS; from the exons ATGAGACCGAACGTAGTCTCCGAG GCGGGACTGTCCACCAGAGTAAACCAATGGTGGGAAGCTATTCCGTTTCTCACATCAGTTATTGTTGCTGTTTGTGGAGCCATATATTTGGTCTGTCTGCTCGTTGGGTATGACTCCTTTGTCGAAGTCTGTTTCTTGCCTTCAGCCGTTATTTCCCATTTTCAAG TTTACAGAGCTTTCACCTCTATTGTATTCCATGGTTCTATGCTGCATGTTCTCTTCAATATGATGGCATTGGTTCCCATGGGCTCGGAGCTGGAACGAATTATGGGATCCATCCGCTTGCTCTACATAATAATCCTACTGGCCATAAGCAGTGCCATACTTCATCTTGTCATCGCATTAGTAGCAGCTTATAATCCAATTAGCTTTTACCCAGCTCTCATGCATCAGTGTTCTATTGGTTTCTCTGGGATCTTGTTCTCCATGATAGTCATTGAAACAAGTCTTAGTGGAGTTCAATCCCGAAG TTTCTTTGGGCTTTTTAATGTCCCTGCAAAATG GTATGTGTGGATATTGTTAGTGGTATTTCAGCTTCTTATGGCAAATGTCTCATTACTTGGACACCTGTGTGGTATTTTGTCTGGATATGCAT ATACTTTTGGGTTTTTCGACATCTTGATCCCTGGGGGTTCATTCTATTCATCAATTGAGGAGTCATCCTTGCTT TCTGCTTGTGTGAGGAGACCTAAATTCATATTGTCTACTGGCAGCAATGTGTCTGGCCATATCCCCACATATACTAGTCAAAACACCGCTGCAAG TGGATTACTTTCTGGAAATACGTGGAGGAATCTGTCTTCTTGGATGCCACGGAGAGAAAGTTCCGTGGAG ACATCCCAAGGAAGTGATAGGTTTCCTGGGAGAGGAAGAACTCTTGGTTCCGAGACAAATCGAGCAGCTTCGGTTGGAAATTCTGAATCTAATTTACAAGCTAGACTTCTGGATGATGTTGATGACCGGGATCAGCAAACAACTCCATCAAGAGGCGGGGGAGGTCAGCCGATGCCGGATGGGAG GCCCCCAGTAGTGAGTAGTGCAGTGCAGCCTGCTAGAACGCAAAACAAACAG GGCTCTGTTGCTACTGAAGAGGAAATCCAGAAACTCGTTGCTATGGGCTTCGATAGG ACACAGGTAGAAGTAGCAATTGCAGCTGCTGATAGGGATCTGAACGTTGCAGCTGAAATCCTTATGAGCCAACAG TCGAAAAGAAGCATTCAGTGGAGTAGTACACACAAAATCCACCCGCAAGAGAAGACTTCTTGA
- the LOC121765697 gene encoding rhomboid-like protein 15 isoform X2 yields MRPNVVSEAGLSTRVNQWWEAIPFLTSVIVAVCGAIYLVCLLVGYDSFVEVCFLPSAVISHFQVYRAFTSIVFHGSMLHVLFNMMALVPMGSELERIMGSIRLLYIIILLAISSAILHLVIALVAAYNPISFYPALMHQCSIGFSGILFSMIVIETSLSGVQSRSFFGLFNVPAKWYVWILLVVFQLLMANVSLLGHLCGILSGYAYTFGFFDILIPGGSFYSSIEESSLLSACVRRPKFILSTGSNVSGHIPTYTSQNTAASGLLSGNTWRNLSSWMPRRESSVETSQGSDRFPGRGRTLGSETNRAASVGNSESNLQARLLDDVDDRDQQTTPSRGGGGQPMPDGRPPVVSSAVQPARTQNKQGSVATEEEIQKLVAMGFDRTQVEVAIAAADRDLNVAAEILMSQQG; encoded by the exons ATGAGACCGAACGTAGTCTCCGAG GCGGGACTGTCCACCAGAGTAAACCAATGGTGGGAAGCTATTCCGTTTCTCACATCAGTTATTGTTGCTGTTTGTGGAGCCATATATTTGGTCTGTCTGCTCGTTGGGTATGACTCCTTTGTCGAAGTCTGTTTCTTGCCTTCAGCCGTTATTTCCCATTTTCAAG TTTACAGAGCTTTCACCTCTATTGTATTCCATGGTTCTATGCTGCATGTTCTCTTCAATATGATGGCATTGGTTCCCATGGGCTCGGAGCTGGAACGAATTATGGGATCCATCCGCTTGCTCTACATAATAATCCTACTGGCCATAAGCAGTGCCATACTTCATCTTGTCATCGCATTAGTAGCAGCTTATAATCCAATTAGCTTTTACCCAGCTCTCATGCATCAGTGTTCTATTGGTTTCTCTGGGATCTTGTTCTCCATGATAGTCATTGAAACAAGTCTTAGTGGAGTTCAATCCCGAAG TTTCTTTGGGCTTTTTAATGTCCCTGCAAAATG GTATGTGTGGATATTGTTAGTGGTATTTCAGCTTCTTATGGCAAATGTCTCATTACTTGGACACCTGTGTGGTATTTTGTCTGGATATGCAT ATACTTTTGGGTTTTTCGACATCTTGATCCCTGGGGGTTCATTCTATTCATCAATTGAGGAGTCATCCTTGCTT TCTGCTTGTGTGAGGAGACCTAAATTCATATTGTCTACTGGCAGCAATGTGTCTGGCCATATCCCCACATATACTAGTCAAAACACCGCTGCAAG TGGATTACTTTCTGGAAATACGTGGAGGAATCTGTCTTCTTGGATGCCACGGAGAGAAAGTTCCGTGGAG ACATCCCAAGGAAGTGATAGGTTTCCTGGGAGAGGAAGAACTCTTGGTTCCGAGACAAATCGAGCAGCTTCGGTTGGAAATTCTGAATCTAATTTACAAGCTAGACTTCTGGATGATGTTGATGACCGGGATCAGCAAACAACTCCATCAAGAGGCGGGGGAGGTCAGCCGATGCCGGATGGGAG GCCCCCAGTAGTGAGTAGTGCAGTGCAGCCTGCTAGAACGCAAAACAAACAG GGCTCTGTTGCTACTGAAGAGGAAATCCAGAAACTCGTTGCTATGGGCTTCGATAGG ACACAGGTAGAAGTAGCAATTGCAGCTGCTGATAGGGATCTGAACGTTGCAGCTGAAATCCTTATGAGCCAACAG GGATAG